In the genome of Kitasatospora cathayae, one region contains:
- a CDS encoding ATP-dependent helicase, translating to MAPQHPNPPAGSPGPDAPGPADPLAGFAPATRAWFTGAFSAPTTAQAEAWRAIQRETDVLVVAPTGSGKTLAAFLSALDRLSSTPPPAEPKRRCRVLYVSPLKALAVDVERNLRAPLTGLRQAAVRLGLPEPEVQVAIRSGDTPAADRRRFATHPPDILITTPESLFLLLTSASREALRGIDTVILDEVHAVAGTKRGAHLALSLERLDELLDRPARRIGLSATVRPVEEVARFLSPQRGAAVVQPASAKEFDLSVVVPVPDLDDLPAAPATGGAADADPQRLGAPPSRQAGGASIWPHVEERIVDLVEAHRSTIVFANSRRLAERLCNRLNEIAHERATGAVFPEAHAPAQLMGGSGAAKGAPAVIARAHHGSVSKEQRSLVEEELKAGRLPAVVATSSLELGIDMGAVELVVQVESPPSVASGLQRVGRAGHQVGAVSTGVFFPKYRGDLVQSAVVTERMRAGRIEALRIPRNPLDVLAQQLVAMTALDAWPVDELLAVVRRAAPFATLPQSAFDAVLDMLAGRYPSDAFAELRPRLVWDRVAGTVTGRPGAQRLAVTSGGTIPDRGLFGVFIAGADPKKGGGRVGELDEEMVYESRVGDVFTLGTTSWRIEEITHDKVLVTPAPGVPGRLPFWKGDTLGRPLELGRALGAFTRELGTLQPEAATERLKQAGLDDWAAANLLDYLAEQRAACGHLPDDRTIVVERFRDELGDWRIVIHSPFGAQVHAPWALALGARLREKHGLDPQVMHADDGIVLRLPDADLLSPDFDFSSPSQPAGSAPDEAPVGADAALFDSTEIEQLVTEQVGGSALFASRFRECAGRALLLPRRNPGRRTPLWQQRQRAAQLLEVASEYGSFPIVLEAVRECLQDVFDVPGLVELMGDLESRAVRLVEVTTPEPSPFARSLLFGYVAQFLYEGDSPLAERRAAALSLDSRLLSELLGQAELSELLDPQVLAELEAELQRLTPERRIKDAEGVADALRLLGPLTEAELTVRGAEPLWALELEAARRVIQVRIAGEQRWAAIEDAGRLRDALGTPLPVGVPEAFTEPVKDPLGDLLARHARTHGPFTAAEAGARYGLGTAVVTGTLQRLTAAGRLVQGQFRPAGGQTAPEWHTAPEWCDAEVLRRLRRRSLAALRQEVEPVPPRALAAFLPQWQHLAGHRLRGPDGLLRVVEQLQGTALPASALEKLILPARLGDYSPGLLDELMAAGEIGWCGAGALPGKDGWLSLHLAENAHLLRPEPVPPALTPLHSALLQALAGGYGLFFRQLFQQLPEETPEPEVVEALWDLVWAGYVSNDTLAPLRALLGSGRTPGATAHRATRATPRGRYGGAGRAFGRPGGALRSGPPTVAGRWSLLPAFAADPTVQATAQAQSLLDRHGLLTRGTVAAERVPGGFAGVYRVLAAMEERGRARRGYFVEGLGGAQFAMEGAADRLRSVNGRLERARATEWPAGPAAEPPQLLVLAAADPANAYGAALPWPEPPAAPGAKEPRAHRPGRKAGALVVLVDGELALYVERGGKSLLAWPEDGATVALAAGALAGAVRAGALGSVMVERANGEPALGSDLGRALEEAGFHATPRGLRLRP from the coding sequence ATGGCGCCCCAGCACCCGAACCCGCCCGCCGGCTCCCCCGGGCCCGACGCCCCCGGGCCCGCCGACCCGCTGGCCGGCTTCGCCCCGGCCACCCGGGCCTGGTTCACCGGCGCCTTCTCCGCCCCCACCACCGCCCAGGCCGAGGCCTGGCGCGCCATCCAGCGGGAGACCGACGTCCTGGTGGTCGCCCCCACCGGCTCCGGCAAGACGCTCGCCGCCTTCCTCTCCGCGCTCGACCGGCTCAGCAGCACCCCGCCCCCGGCCGAGCCCAAGCGCCGCTGCCGGGTGCTCTACGTCTCCCCGCTCAAGGCCCTCGCCGTGGACGTCGAGCGGAACCTGCGCGCCCCGCTGACCGGCCTGCGCCAGGCCGCCGTCCGGCTCGGCCTGCCCGAGCCCGAGGTCCAGGTCGCCATCCGCTCCGGCGACACCCCGGCCGCCGACCGCCGCCGCTTCGCGACCCACCCGCCGGACATCCTGATCACCACCCCCGAGTCGCTCTTCCTGCTGCTCACCTCCGCCTCCCGGGAGGCACTCCGGGGCATCGACACGGTGATCCTGGACGAGGTCCACGCCGTCGCCGGCACCAAGCGCGGCGCCCACCTCGCGCTCAGCCTGGAGCGGCTGGACGAGCTACTGGACCGCCCGGCCCGCCGGATCGGCCTGTCCGCGACGGTCCGCCCGGTCGAGGAGGTGGCCCGCTTCCTCAGCCCCCAGCGCGGCGCCGCCGTCGTCCAGCCCGCCTCCGCCAAGGAGTTCGACCTCTCGGTGGTCGTCCCGGTCCCCGACCTGGACGACCTGCCCGCCGCCCCGGCCACCGGCGGCGCCGCCGACGCCGACCCGCAGCGCCTGGGGGCACCTCCCAGCCGCCAGGCCGGGGGAGCCTCGATCTGGCCGCACGTCGAGGAGCGGATCGTCGACCTGGTCGAGGCGCACCGCTCGACCATCGTCTTCGCCAACTCCCGCCGCCTGGCCGAGCGCCTGTGCAACCGGCTGAACGAGATCGCCCACGAGCGCGCCACCGGCGCCGTCTTCCCCGAGGCGCACGCCCCGGCCCAGCTGATGGGCGGCTCGGGCGCCGCCAAGGGCGCGCCCGCGGTCATCGCCCGGGCCCATCACGGTTCCGTCTCCAAGGAGCAACGCTCCCTCGTCGAGGAGGAGTTGAAGGCCGGTCGGCTGCCCGCCGTGGTCGCCACCTCCAGTCTGGAGCTCGGCATCGACATGGGCGCCGTCGAACTCGTCGTCCAGGTCGAGTCCCCGCCCTCGGTCGCCTCCGGCCTGCAGCGGGTCGGCCGGGCGGGCCACCAGGTCGGCGCCGTCTCCACCGGCGTGTTCTTCCCCAAGTACCGGGGGGACCTGGTGCAGTCCGCCGTGGTCACCGAGCGGATGCGGGCGGGCCGGATCGAGGCGCTGCGCATCCCGCGCAACCCGCTGGACGTGCTCGCCCAGCAGCTGGTCGCGATGACGGCGCTGGACGCCTGGCCGGTGGACGAGCTGCTCGCCGTGGTCCGCCGCGCCGCGCCCTTCGCCACCCTCCCGCAGTCCGCCTTCGACGCCGTGCTCGACATGCTGGCCGGCCGCTACCCCTCGGACGCCTTCGCCGAGTTGCGCCCCCGGCTGGTCTGGGACCGGGTGGCCGGCACGGTGACCGGCCGCCCCGGCGCCCAGCGCCTGGCCGTCACCTCCGGCGGCACCATCCCCGACCGCGGCCTGTTCGGTGTCTTCATCGCCGGGGCTGACCCCAAGAAGGGCGGTGGCAGGGTCGGCGAACTCGACGAGGAGATGGTCTACGAGTCCCGCGTCGGCGACGTGTTCACCCTCGGCACCACCTCCTGGCGGATCGAGGAGATCACCCACGACAAGGTGCTGGTCACCCCCGCCCCCGGCGTCCCCGGCCGGCTCCCGTTCTGGAAGGGCGACACCCTCGGCCGCCCGCTCGAACTCGGCCGCGCCCTCGGCGCGTTCACCCGCGAGCTGGGCACCCTCCAGCCCGAGGCCGCCACCGAGCGCCTCAAGCAGGCCGGCCTGGACGACTGGGCCGCCGCCAACCTGCTGGACTACCTCGCCGAGCAACGGGCCGCCTGCGGCCACCTCCCGGACGACCGCACCATCGTGGTCGAGCGCTTCCGGGACGAGCTCGGCGACTGGCGGATCGTCATCCACTCCCCCTTCGGCGCCCAGGTGCACGCCCCCTGGGCACTCGCCCTCGGCGCCCGGCTGCGCGAGAAGCACGGCCTGGACCCGCAGGTCATGCACGCCGACGACGGCATCGTGCTCCGCCTGCCCGACGCGGACCTGCTCTCCCCCGACTTCGATTTCAGCAGCCCGTCACAACCCGCCGGTTCGGCCCCGGACGAGGCCCCGGTCGGCGCCGACGCCGCGCTGTTCGACTCCACCGAGATCGAGCAGCTGGTCACCGAACAGGTCGGCGGCTCCGCCCTGTTCGCCTCCCGCTTCCGCGAGTGCGCCGGCCGCGCCCTGCTGCTCCCCCGCCGCAACCCCGGCCGCCGCACCCCGCTCTGGCAGCAGCGCCAGCGCGCCGCCCAGCTGCTCGAAGTCGCCTCCGAGTACGGCTCGTTCCCGATCGTCCTGGAGGCCGTCCGCGAGTGCCTGCAGGACGTCTTCGACGTCCCCGGCCTGGTCGAGCTGATGGGGGACCTCGAATCCCGCGCCGTCCGCCTGGTCGAGGTCACCACCCCCGAACCCTCGCCCTTCGCCCGCTCGTTGCTGTTCGGCTACGTCGCCCAGTTCCTCTACGAGGGCGACTCCCCGCTCGCCGAACGCCGGGCCGCCGCCCTCTCGCTCGACTCCCGGCTGCTGTCCGAGCTCCTCGGCCAGGCCGAACTGAGCGAACTGCTCGACCCGCAGGTGCTCGCCGAGCTGGAGGCCGAGCTCCAACGCCTCACCCCCGAGCGCCGGATCAAGGACGCCGAGGGCGTCGCCGACGCGCTGCGCCTGCTCGGCCCGCTCACCGAGGCCGAGTTGACCGTCCGCGGCGCCGAGCCGCTCTGGGCCCTGGAGCTGGAGGCCGCCCGCCGGGTGATCCAGGTCCGGATCGCCGGCGAGCAGCGCTGGGCCGCCATCGAGGACGCCGGACGGCTGCGCGACGCGCTCGGCACCCCGCTGCCGGTCGGCGTCCCCGAGGCCTTCACCGAGCCGGTCAAGGACCCGCTGGGCGACCTGCTCGCCCGGCACGCCCGCACCCACGGCCCGTTCACCGCCGCCGAGGCCGGCGCCCGCTACGGCCTGGGCACCGCCGTCGTCACCGGCACCCTGCAACGCCTCACCGCGGCCGGCCGCCTGGTCCAGGGCCAGTTCCGGCCGGCCGGAGGCCAGACCGCCCCCGAGTGGCACACCGCCCCCGAGTGGTGCGACGCCGAGGTGCTGCGCCGGCTGCGCCGCCGCTCGCTGGCCGCCCTGCGCCAGGAGGTCGAACCCGTCCCGCCGCGCGCCCTGGCCGCCTTCCTGCCGCAGTGGCAGCACCTGGCCGGGCACCGGCTGCGCGGCCCGGACGGCCTGCTCCGGGTGGTCGAACAGCTCCAGGGCACCGCCCTGCCCGCCTCCGCCCTGGAGAAGCTGATCCTCCCGGCCCGGCTCGGCGACTACTCGCCCGGTCTGCTGGACGAGCTGATGGCGGCCGGCGAGATCGGCTGGTGCGGTGCGGGCGCGCTGCCCGGCAAGGACGGCTGGCTCAGCCTGCACCTGGCCGAGAACGCCCACCTGCTGCGCCCCGAGCCCGTGCCGCCCGCGCTCACCCCGCTGCACAGCGCCCTGCTGCAGGCACTCGCCGGCGGCTACGGCCTGTTCTTCCGCCAGCTCTTCCAGCAGCTGCCGGAGGAGACGCCGGAACCGGAGGTGGTCGAGGCCCTCTGGGACCTGGTCTGGGCCGGGTACGTCAGCAATGACACCCTGGCCCCGCTGCGCGCCCTGCTCGGCTCCGGCCGGACGCCCGGCGCCACCGCCCACCGGGCGACCCGGGCCACCCCGCGCGGCCGCTACGGCGGCGCCGGCCGCGCCTTCGGCCGGCCCGGCGGCGCCCTGCGCAGCGGCCCGCCGACGGTGGCCGGGCGCTGGTCGCTGCTGCCCGCCTTCGCCGCCGATCCGACGGTCCAGGCCACCGCCCAGGCGCAGAGCCTGCTGGACCGGCACGGCCTGCTCACCCGCGGCACGGTGGCGGCCGAACGGGTGCCCGGCGGCTTCGCCGGGGTCTACCGGGTGCTCGCCGCGATGGAGGAGCGCGGCCGGGCCCGCCGGGGCTACTTCGTCGAGGGCCTGGGCGGCGCCCAGTTCGCCATGGAGGGCGCGGCCGACCGGCTGCGTTCGGTCAACGGCCGGCTGGAGCGGGCCCGAGCCACCGAGTGGCCGGCCGGGCCGGCCGCCGAGCCGCCGCAGCTGCTGGTGCTGGCCGCCGCCGATCCGGCGAACGCCTACGGCGCCGCGCTGCCCTGGCCCGAGCCGCCCGCCGCCCCGGGGGCCAAGGAGCCCAGGGCGCACCGCCCGGGCCGCAAGGCGGGCGCCCTGGTGGTTCTGGTGGACGGCGAGCTGGCGCTGTACGTGGAGCGGGGCGGCAAGTCCCTGCTGGCCTGGCCGGAGGACGGGGCGACGGTCGCGCTGGCCGCCGGGGCGCTCGCCGGGGCGGTCCGCGCGGGCGCGCTCGGCAGCGTCATGGTCGAGCGGGCCAACGGCGAGCCCGCCCTGGGCTCCGACCTCGGCCGCGCCCTGGAGGAGGCCGGCTTCCACGCCACCCCCCGCGGGCTCCGGCTGCGCCCGTAG
- a CDS encoding helix-turn-helix domain-containing protein yields the protein MILLRRLLGDVLRRQRQRQGRTLREVSAAARVSLGYLSEVERGQKEASSELLSAICDALDVRMSEVMREVSDELSLAELAAMATLSEGDLLRPVLEPVPLPAPGADRANMSPKAAAMDVVAA from the coding sequence ATGATCCTGCTCCGTCGCCTACTGGGCGATGTACTGCGTCGGCAGCGCCAGCGCCAGGGCCGCACACTTCGCGAGGTGTCGGCAGCCGCCAGGGTTTCGCTCGGGTACCTCTCCGAGGTCGAGCGGGGACAGAAGGAGGCCTCCTCGGAGCTGCTCTCCGCCATCTGCGACGCACTCGACGTCCGGATGTCCGAGGTCATGCGCGAGGTCAGCGACGAACTGTCGCTCGCCGAACTTGCGGCGATGGCCACCCTCTCCGAAGGTGATCTGCTGAGGCCGGTACTCGAACCGGTTCCGCTGCCCGCCCCCGGCGCCGACCGGGCGAACATGTCGCCCAAGGCCGCCGCGATGGACGTGGTCGCCGCCTGA
- a CDS encoding CinA family protein, translated as MGDYELAERVHAALRAEGGTLAVAESLTGGLLAAALVDVPGASATFRGSVTAYATELKASVLGVDEGLLDVYGPVHPVVARQMAEGVRGLLGATYGIATTGVAGPEPQDGQPVGTVHLAVAGPGGTLVSSPLLSGARATIRHGAVTAALELLVGRLDGRN; from the coding sequence GTGGGGGACTACGAGCTGGCCGAGCGGGTGCACGCCGCGCTGCGGGCCGAGGGCGGCACCCTGGCCGTCGCCGAGTCGCTGACCGGCGGGCTGCTGGCCGCCGCCCTGGTGGACGTCCCCGGGGCCTCCGCTACCTTCCGCGGGTCGGTCACCGCGTACGCGACCGAACTGAAGGCCTCGGTGCTGGGGGTGGACGAAGGCCTGTTGGACGTGTACGGTCCGGTCCACCCGGTGGTGGCCCGGCAGATGGCCGAGGGCGTGCGCGGGCTGCTGGGGGCCACGTACGGGATCGCGACGACCGGGGTGGCCGGTCCTGAACCGCAGGACGGGCAGCCGGTGGGCACGGTACACCTGGCGGTCGCGGGCCCGGGGGGAACTCTGGTCAGTTCGCCCCTGCTGTCGGGCGCTCGTGCCACAATCCGTCACGGAGCGGTGACCGCCGCACTGGAGCTGCTCGTCGGCCGGCTCGACGGCCGGAACTGA
- the pgsA gene encoding CDP-diacylglycerol--glycerol-3-phosphate 3-phosphatidyltransferase produces the protein MTKGPGAPAAAHPGRPAAALPPAPGVWNIANVLTMVRLLLVPVFVALLFADGGHDPKWRSVAWASFAIAMITDLFDGELARRKGLVTDFGKIADPIADKAIMGAALIGLSVLGDLPWWVTVVILARELGITLMRFWVIRFGVIPASRGGKLKTLTQGIAVGMYVLDLHGWLATGRAVLMGLAVLLTVGTALDYVGQALRLRREGMAAEHADR, from the coding sequence ATGACCAAGGGGCCCGGCGCCCCGGCCGCGGCCCACCCGGGCAGACCGGCGGCCGCCCTGCCGCCGGCGCCGGGTGTCTGGAACATCGCCAACGTGCTCACCATGGTCCGGCTGCTGCTGGTGCCGGTGTTCGTGGCGCTGCTGTTCGCCGACGGCGGGCACGACCCCAAGTGGCGTTCGGTCGCCTGGGCCTCCTTCGCCATCGCGATGATCACCGACCTGTTCGACGGCGAGCTCGCCCGCCGCAAGGGCCTGGTCACCGACTTCGGGAAGATCGCCGACCCGATCGCCGACAAGGCGATCATGGGCGCGGCGCTGATCGGCCTCTCGGTGCTCGGCGACCTGCCCTGGTGGGTCACCGTGGTGATCCTTGCCCGCGAGCTCGGCATCACCCTGATGCGCTTCTGGGTGATCCGCTTCGGGGTCATCCCGGCCAGCCGCGGCGGCAAGCTCAAGACGCTGACCCAGGGCATCGCGGTCGGCATGTACGTGCTGGACCTGCACGGGTGGCTGGCCACCGGGCGGGCGGTCCTGATGGGCCTGGCGGTGCTGCTGACCGTCGGCACCGCGCTGGACTACGTCGGGCAGGCGCTGCGACTGCGCCGCGAGGGCATGGCCGCGGAGCACGCGGACCGGTAG
- the rimO gene encoding 30S ribosomal protein S12 methylthiotransferase RimO, with the protein MPERRTVALVTLGCARNEVDSEELAGRLEADGWLLVDDAAEADVAVVNTCGFVEAAKKDSVDALLEANDLKGHGRTQAVVAVGCMAERYGKELADALPEADGVLGFDDYADISDRLQTILSGGHHAPHIPRDRRKLLPISPAERQSAAEAVALPGHGAEAAAEPIADLPEGLAPASGPRTLRKRLDDSPVASVKLASGCDRRCSFCAIPAFRGSFISRRPSDVLHEAQWLAGQGVREIVLVSENNTSYGKDLGDIRLLETLLGEIAAIEGVERVRVSYLQPAEMRPGLIDAMAGTADVVPYFDLSFQHSAPAVLRRMRRFGSTDQFLELLGTIRDKAPQAGARSNFIVGFPGETEEDFAELERFVTHAGLDAIGVFGYSDEDGTEAATYDGKLPEEVVAERLARLSRLAEEMTAQRAEQRIGTEVEVLIESIEDGVVEGRAAHQAPETDGLTTLHGVEDPEVGQFWRATVVASEGVDLIAEALEQVRLPGTAGAEAPGAGE; encoded by the coding sequence ATGCCTGAACGCCGCACTGTCGCCCTTGTCACGCTCGGATGCGCCCGCAACGAGGTGGACTCCGAGGAACTCGCCGGGCGACTGGAAGCCGACGGCTGGTTGCTCGTCGACGACGCCGCCGAGGCCGATGTCGCCGTCGTCAACACCTGTGGCTTCGTCGAAGCCGCCAAGAAGGACTCCGTCGACGCCCTGCTCGAGGCCAACGACCTCAAGGGGCACGGCCGCACCCAGGCCGTCGTCGCGGTCGGCTGCATGGCCGAGCGGTACGGCAAGGAGCTCGCCGACGCGCTGCCCGAGGCCGACGGGGTGCTCGGCTTCGACGACTACGCGGACATCTCCGACCGCCTGCAGACCATCCTCTCCGGCGGCCACCACGCCCCGCACATCCCGCGCGACCGCCGCAAGCTGCTGCCGATCAGCCCGGCCGAGCGGCAGTCCGCCGCCGAGGCCGTCGCACTGCCCGGCCACGGCGCCGAGGCCGCCGCCGAGCCGATCGCCGACCTGCCCGAGGGCCTCGCCCCGGCCTCCGGCCCGCGCACCCTGCGCAAGCGGCTGGACGACAGCCCGGTCGCCTCGGTCAAGCTCGCCTCCGGCTGCGACCGGCGCTGTTCCTTCTGCGCCATCCCGGCCTTCCGCGGCTCCTTCATCTCCCGCCGCCCCTCCGACGTGCTGCACGAGGCCCAGTGGCTGGCCGGGCAGGGCGTCCGCGAGATCGTCCTGGTCAGCGAGAACAACACCTCGTACGGCAAGGACCTCGGCGACATCCGGCTGCTGGAGACGCTGCTCGGCGAGATCGCCGCGATCGAGGGCGTCGAGCGGGTGCGGGTCTCCTACCTGCAGCCCGCCGAGATGCGCCCCGGCCTGATCGACGCGATGGCCGGGACCGCGGACGTGGTGCCCTACTTCGACCTGTCCTTCCAGCACTCGGCGCCCGCCGTGCTGCGCCGGATGCGCCGCTTCGGTTCTACCGACCAGTTCCTGGAGCTGCTCGGGACCATCCGGGACAAGGCCCCGCAGGCCGGCGCCCGGTCCAACTTCATCGTCGGCTTCCCCGGTGAGACCGAGGAGGACTTCGCCGAGCTGGAGCGCTTCGTCACCCACGCCGGGCTGGACGCGATCGGCGTCTTCGGCTACTCCGACGAGGACGGCACCGAGGCCGCGACCTACGACGGCAAGCTGCCCGAGGAGGTCGTCGCCGAGCGGCTGGCCCGGCTGAGCCGGCTCGCCGAGGAGATGACCGCCCAGCGCGCCGAGCAGCGGATCGGCACCGAGGTCGAGGTGCTGATCGAGTCGATCGAGGACGGCGTGGTCGAGGGCCGCGCCGCCCACCAGGCCCCGGAGACCGACGGCCTGACCACCCTGCACGGCGTCGAGGACCCCGAGGTCGGGCAGTTCTGGCGGGCCACCGTGGTGGCCAGCGAGGGCGTCGACCTGATCGCCGAGGCGCTGGAACAGGTGCGACTGCCCGGGACCGCGGGAGCCGAGGCTCCGGGAGCCGGGGAATGA
- a CDS encoding helix-turn-helix domain-containing protein, which translates to MTIGKSSDRENAPSPVEPTDDAVPAADAPSIGRVLSAARIEAGLTVDQVSTSTRVRVPIVHAIEEDDFDRCGGDFYARGHIRAIAQAVGADGEALVARYDAAHGGSPASKRPATQLIDSGPIKVPGRSRPNWAAAMVAAIVAVVALIGFNLVSGKSGHTGTGSASAPLPSGSGTGSVAPVTPTVQPSAPAPSAAAIAAVPADKVTVKLVAQGTSWVSATDGNGKSLFQNNISDGQDQTFTDPKQIKLVLGNGGAVHAYVNGKDLGVLGKDGQVVHVTYTPGDPQAG; encoded by the coding sequence GTGACCATCGGCAAGTCCTCCGACCGCGAGAACGCCCCGTCACCCGTCGAGCCGACCGACGACGCCGTGCCGGCGGCCGATGCCCCGAGCATCGGCCGGGTGCTGTCCGCCGCCCGGATCGAGGCGGGACTCACGGTGGACCAGGTGAGTACCTCGACCCGGGTGCGGGTGCCGATCGTCCACGCCATCGAGGAGGACGACTTCGACCGCTGCGGCGGCGACTTCTACGCCCGCGGGCACATCCGGGCGATCGCCCAGGCGGTCGGCGCCGACGGCGAGGCGCTGGTCGCCCGCTACGACGCCGCGCACGGCGGCTCGCCGGCCTCCAAGCGCCCGGCCACCCAGCTGATCGACAGCGGCCCGATCAAGGTGCCCGGCCGCAGCCGGCCGAACTGGGCGGCGGCCATGGTCGCCGCGATCGTCGCGGTGGTCGCCCTGATCGGCTTCAACCTGGTGAGCGGCAAGAGCGGCCACACCGGCACCGGCTCCGCCAGCGCGCCGCTGCCCAGCGGCTCCGGCACCGGCTCGGTCGCCCCGGTCACGCCGACCGTCCAGCCGTCGGCGCCCGCGCCGAGCGCCGCGGCGATCGCCGCCGTCCCGGCCGACAAGGTCACCGTGAAGCTGGTCGCCCAGGGCACCAGCTGGGTCTCCGCGACGGACGGCAACGGCAAGTCGCTGTTCCAGAACAACATCAGCGACGGCCAGGACCAGACCTTCACCGACCCCAAGCAGATCAAGCTGGTGCTCGGCAACGGCGGGGCCGTGCACGCGTACGTCAACGGCAAGGACCTCGGCGTCCTCGGCAAGGACGGCCAGGTGGTGCACGTCACGTACACCCCCGGAGACCCGCAGGCGGGCTGA